The DNA segment CCGACGATGTGGGCCGTGACCTGTTTGCGAGACTTCTCTACGGCGGACGGATTTCCCTGTTCGTCGGCATTATGTCCACGATTATTTCCGTGGCAATCGGGATTCCCCTCGGCTTAATCGCCGGATATTTCAGGGGCCCGGCCGAGTCCATCATCATGAGAACGGCAGATGCCTTCATGTCCTTCCCGTCCATGGTTTTAATCCTGGTGCTGGTTGCCGTGTTCGGACCGTCGATCCTGACGGTTACGGTCGTCATCGGGATCCTGGGATGGACAGCCATTGCAAAGCTGATTTACGGAAATGTCCTTTCCATAAGGGAGCGGGAATATATCCAGGCGACAAAAGCCGTCGGCATGAAAACCATCCCGATCCTGTTTACCGAAGTGCTGCCGAACGCGATCCCGCCGGTATGGGCCAACATCTCCTTCCGTGTGGCCGGCGCGATCCTTACGGAGTCGTCCTTAAGCTTCTTAGGCATGGGCGTTCAGACGCCGCAGGCCTCCTGGGGCAACATCATCTACGCAGCACAGAACCTGATGGTACTGACGGCCCGTCCCTGGGTCTGGATCCCGCCGGGACTCTGTATCATCCTTGTAGTTGTCGGTTTCAATTTTATCGGTGAAGGCGTCAGAGATGCGCTGGATCCGAAAACGAAATAAGGAGGAAAAAAGAAATGAAAAAAAGCAAACGTCAGATCTTAAGTCTCTTGATGGCGGCTGCCATGGCGGCAGGACTTCTGTCCGGCTGCGGCGGCGGTGCC comes from the Eubacteriaceae bacterium Marseille-Q4139 genome and includes:
- a CDS encoding ABC transporter permease; amino-acid sequence: MREIFKSQAMKKFLHNKKAMLGLAIVVLLVLAVLFIPLFKDMDPYTTDRLAGFNSKPSAAHPLGTDDVGRDLFARLLYGGRISLFVGIMSTIISVAIGIPLGLIAGYFRGPAESIIMRTADAFMSFPSMVLILVLVAVFGPSILTVTVVIGILGWTAIAKLIYGNVLSIREREYIQATKAVGMKTIPILFTEVLPNAIPPVWANISFRVAGAILTESSLSFLGMGVQTPQASWGNIIYAAQNLMVLTARPWVWIPPGLCIILVVVGFNFIGEGVRDALDPKTK